A window of Chryseobacterium shandongense genomic DNA:
GCATACTGGCATCTGGACAATAATCTTCGTTATATCAATTTAACACTAGGAATTCCCTGTATACCGGTTATGAACAACGGAGTTCTCGCATTTGACCCCCATGGTGAAGGCGGTGCAGACAATTCACATTATGACCCAAATAGCCAGATTTTAGTGTTTGGAGAAGGAGGAGTAGATGATGCTGAAGATGCAGACGTCATCTTACACGAACTTGGCCATGGAATTCACGATTGGCTTACCAACGGAAATCTCTCACAGGTTAACGGACTGAGCGAAGGTTGCGGAGATTATTGGGCGCAATCCTACAGCAGAAGTTTAAATCAATGGCAGCCGACTGATGTAGCCTATCAGTGGATGTTTAATTGGGATGGGCATAATTCTTTCTGGAACGGGAGAATAACAGATTATGGTGCCATTTACCCAAGCGGATTAACAAGTTCTATCCATACAGACGGACAAATCTGGGCCTCCGCATTAATGAGAATTTATGATGCTATCGGAAAACAAAAGACTGACCGAGCATTTCTTGAGGGACTAAGCTTGACTACATCAAATACCAACCAGCAGAATGCCGCAATTGCAGTAAGACAGGCTGCAATAGATATGCTGGGAACATTCGGATTTACGTGTAATGATATTGACCAAATGACGACGGAATTTGCAGCTGCAGGATATACATTACCGGCTTATTCGTGCCAGTTGAGTGTAGATGACATTTCTAAGAAAGAAATTTTGAGCATCTATCCAAATCCGGTTTCAGAAGTTTTACACATTGCTGTCAAAATCAGCAAGGAAGAGAAAGTAGAAATCTTCAATATGGAAGGAAGAAAAGTATTGGAAACAACAATTGCCAACGGAAGAAATACAGTTAACGTTTCTCATCTGGCAGTCGGAGATTATATCCTGAGGATAAAAGGATTGGAGTTATCAGCGAAATTCATTAAAAAATAAAAATAAATCCGGTGTCAAAAGCATCGGATTTTTTATTTCAATGAAATACGTCCATCATCCCGCATCCTTCTTCCAGCTTTTAAATAAAATAGTATATTTGTAAAAACTATAAAGAAACAAAACAGAATGCTTGTAATAGGAATTGCAGGAGGCACCGGATCCGGCAAAACTACGGTTGTCGATAAAATAATTCAACAGCTTGATATTGAAGGAATGAACATCCTGTCTCAGGATAATTATTATCATGATAATCACAATCTTACATTGGTAGAACGAGAAGCTCTAAATTATGATCATCCCAAGTCCATCGATTTTGATTTACTGATAAAACATGTAAAAGCGCTAAAGAACAATGAACCGATAGAACAGCCTGTTTACAGCTTTGTAACCCATTCCAGAACTGGTGACCACGTTACTGTAGAACCTAAAAATGTACTGGTGGTAGAAGGAATTCTTGTCCTTACGAATAAAGAACTTTTAAAGGAATTTGACCTTAAAGTATTTGTACATGCAGATTCTGATGAAAGACTGATCAGAAGAATACGAAGAGACACGCAGGAGAGAGGAAGGGACCTGAACGAAGTTCTGCACCGGTATCAAACTACTCTCAAACCGATGCATCAGGAATTCATTGAGCCTTCCAAAAACGAAGCGGATCTTATCATCCCTAATATGAGACAGAATTCGGTTGCCATTGATTTTTTAACGACTGTCATTAAAAACTCTCTGAGAAAACATTAATATCATGAAAGATAACAACCTCATTAAGGACATTCAGCCGAAATCGGAAACATTGAAATTCATTCAGAAATATATTCTGAATAAATATACCATTACGATCTGCCTGTTTTTGGTGTGGATGATTTTTTTCGA
This region includes:
- a CDS encoding T9SS type A sorting domain-containing protein: MKLQINALLAGCLLSYTILSGQQSSLENPARNWITQNSRNIGLQDFSTLKLSFVRKGNSGETLRFQQMIGNIPVFQSEIVMHFNKNGQISYTATESFKKNVQEINTEPAVSSVDALKKAHISSHSKGDITFEEAKLYVFVTDQNETKLVYRVLTSSYENPGSWETIIDAKTGEVISVKDISFRHKEKEKPEKNKKHKEVKKNVLVTGSAYIFNPDPLSKMQVAYGGQYVDGNDATNASLDAARTLVTIPELELIAGVYKLKGTYVEIKELEAPNKGLFTQANNQFLFNRNQDGFEAANAYWHLDNNLRYINLTLGIPCIPVMNNGVLAFDPHGEGGADNSHYDPNSQILVFGEGGVDDAEDADVILHELGHGIHDWLTNGNLSQVNGLSEGCGDYWAQSYSRSLNQWQPTDVAYQWMFNWDGHNSFWNGRITDYGAIYPSGLTSSIHTDGQIWASALMRIYDAIGKQKTDRAFLEGLSLTTSNTNQQNAAIAVRQAAIDMLGTFGFTCNDIDQMTTEFAAAGYTLPAYSCQLSVDDISKKEILSIYPNPVSEVLHIAVKISKEEKVEIFNMEGRKVLETTIANGRNTVNVSHLAVGDYILRIKGLELSAKFIKK
- the udk gene encoding uridine kinase, with amino-acid sequence MLVIGIAGGTGSGKTTVVDKIIQQLDIEGMNILSQDNYYHDNHNLTLVEREALNYDHPKSIDFDLLIKHVKALKNNEPIEQPVYSFVTHSRTGDHVTVEPKNVLVVEGILVLTNKELLKEFDLKVFVHADSDERLIRRIRRDTQERGRDLNEVLHRYQTTLKPMHQEFIEPSKNEADLIIPNMRQNSVAIDFLTTVIKNSLRKH